The sequence below is a genomic window from Candidatus Hydrogenedentota bacterium.
GTGGGCCGGGGCGGGACGGTGGGACAGGGCGGCCTCGGCGCGCCGGGAGCTGATCACCTTCCCGAAGTGCTGCCAGAAGGCTTTGGCGTCCCGGAAGGCGGCTTCGGGGAAGAACACGGCATGCACCCCGCTGCTTTCCCAGGGACACTGCCGCACCCCCTCCCATCCCCGCACGGCCAGGAAATGGGCGCAACGCTCCGCCACCTTCTCCGAGGGAAACGCGAAGCAGCGCTCCCCCGGCTGGCCGAGGCGGTTCTCCAGGGTCGCGAAGAGCTCGGCGACCTGGGGATGCAAAACAAAACGGGGGTAACCCAATTGGAGTGATTCCACGATCTCCGGGCGCCCCTCCTCATAACCGACCACGTGATCCCAACACGGCAGGGCCACCGAGGTGGCGTGGGGGGAATCGGGCAGCGGCGCGCCCAGGTCGTCGGCGCGCCAGCAGGGGTCAGTCAGGAGATTTCGGGTCATGCGAGGGGAACACCAGCCAGTAGAGAAGTCGGGAACGAAACTGCTTGCATTTCACCACCGCATGCGCACGCACGGCCGCGGTGGAAGCGGGCGATACAGTAGCACAGGGTGCGGCGGTGCGCTCAAGTTTCCGGATTGCGACAAGAAGTTCTCGGCGGTGACAAAAATTGTCACATCGTTACCGCTTCAGCAGGCCCGTGGCGCAATTCAAGCCAACTTCATTTATCGTAAATCATTTTATTACAACATTTTAGCATTCTGGCACGGTCAATGCGTGGTTTCTTGCGTGCTCACAAGCAATTCAGCGCGCCACCGCGCGTGGCGAGGAGATTCCAAAATGAAGCGTCAACATGGTTTTACCCTGATCGAGATGATGATCGTCGTGGGGATAATCGCGATACTTTCAGCGGTCGCCATCCCCAACCTGCTCCGGTCCCGGGTGCAGAGCAACGAGGCCGCCGCGATTCAGAACATCCGCACCGTGATCGGTGCGCAGACCGTGTTCCAGACCGCGAACCAGCGATTCGCGGCCGATTTCGCCGAACTGACCGCCGGCAACCCCGCGTTCCTGGACGGGAGCTGGGATCCGGCGAACGGCGGTTACCTGTACGTGCTGGTGGGCACGGACCACAGCTTCACACTGAACGCCAACGCGAAACAGTACGGCGTGACGGGCAATCGCGGGTTCTACACCGATACATCGGGCGTGATCCGCTATGCCGACATGGCGGACGCCGACAGTGCGAGCACGCCGATAGGCTGAATTTGACCCCAACGTCCTCGTGGACGCGGGCGCCCCGGGCTTACCTCCAAGCGACCTCCCGGGGCGCTTTTCATTTTGCGGCGCCCAGTTTATTGCGGGGCACTTGCGCAATTGGTGTACACTGACCGGCATGGGCAAGCCGTGAAACCGTTTTCTTCAATTAATGGAGCGCTGGACTTTGGGCGACGCTGACCTTACTGTATCCTCCCAACAGCCTGACACGGAAATCGAGGCGCCGGCGCTTCCGTACCGCCCGCCGGTTCCATCCAATCCCCCGCCTATCGGCCTGATCGGCTGCGGCGCGATCACGCCGTATCACCTGGACGCGTATCGCGATGCGGGATTTGTGGTGGCGGGGTTTTGCGATATCGACGAGGCGACCGCCAAGGCCCGCCGGGACGCCTACAACCCGAAGGGCGCGGTGTATACGGATTACCAGGCGCTGCTGGCGGACCCCGCGATCGCGGTGGTCGATATCGCGACTCACGTGGAGATCCGGAGCCCCATTATCGAGGCGGCCCTGAACGCGGGCAAGCACGTACTGAGCCAGAAGCCGTTTACCCTCGACCTGGCCGAAGGCGAGCGCCTCGCGGACCTGGCGGACGCGCGCGGCCTCAAGCTGGCCGTGAACCAGAACGGGCGGTGGGCCCCCCACTTCAGCTACATGCGCAACGCCATCGCGAGCGGCCTCATCGGCGATGTGCAGGCGGCGCACCTGGCGGTGCACTGGGATCACTCGTGGACCGAATCGACGGTATTCAACGAGATGCCGCACCTGATCCTCTATGATTTCGCCATTCACTGGTTCGACATGCTGCACTGCTTCTTGCGGGGCCACCGTCCGGTGCGGGTGTACGCCTCCACCGCGCGGACGGCCGCGCAGACGAACAAGCCGCCCATGCTCGCGCAGGTGGCCGTGGAGTATGAGGACGCGCAGGCGACCATCGTCTTCGATGCGCTCACCCGGTACGGCGCGCTGGACACGACGTACGTTACGGGAACGTCCGGCGCGCTCCACAGCAGCGGCGCGGACATCAGCCACCAGACGCTTACGGTCTACACCGCCGAAGGCATTGCGCGGCCGCGGCTGGAGGGCGAATGGTTCAAGCAGGGCTTCATCGGGACGATGGCGGAGCTGCTCTGCGCGATCGATGCGGACCGGGCGCCGTTCAACAGCGCGCGCGAAAACCTGGAGAGCCTGTCGCTGTGCTTTGCGGCGCTCGCGAGCGCGGAAACGCGGGCTCCGCAGATTCCCGGGACGATACGGCGTATGCCGCGGTAACCACGACACCACCGGAGGACATCATGATTCAGGTTGGGATACTGAACGCCTACTTCCCCTACACGCTCGAAGAAAGCGCCCGGCGCATTCGCGCGCTCGACTTCAACACGGTCCAGCTCGACCTCGTGTTCAAAGACATGGACCTCGGGGTTGACGCGATTGATTCGGCGAAGTGCCGGACCATCCGGGACACCTTCCGGCGCCATAACCTGCCCATCTGTTGTATTTCCGGCTACACCAACCTGATACATCCGGATCCGGACCGGCGGCGGGCGAACCTGACGATGCTCAAGCAGATCATCCGCCACGCGCGCGAGCTGGGTTCGCCATACGTGATCAGCGAGACCGGCACCTTCGACCCGGACAGCGACTGGGTGCACCACCCGAAGAACAAGACGCGCGAGGGCTACGAGGTGTGCCGCGATGTCATCGGGGATCTCGTGCAGTGCGCCCGGGAGCACGGCGCGGTGTTTCTGGTGGAGACGTATGTGAACAACGTGATTGGATCCATCGAGGAAACGCTGCAATTGTTTGCGGACATCGACGATCCGTGCCTGGGCCTCCTGATGGACCCGACCAACTACTTCGAGACCCACAATATCGGTCAGATGGACGCCCAGTTGAACGCGATTTTCGATGCGCTCTCGGACAAGATCCGGATCGCGCACGCGAAGGACGTAAAGCTGGCGGAGCGCGACCAGGGCGTGGTCCTTTCGGATATCGACGCGGGCGAGGGACACGCGCTTCAGGGGGTGGGGATGATCGAACTGCCGCCGCCGGGCAAGGGCGTCTTGAACTATGACCTGTACCTGCAACGGCTGGCGCGGAAGCATCCGAATATCCCGATCATCATCGAACACCTCGATGAGTCCGATGTGCCCCGCGCGAAGGAGTTCATTGAGGGCCGCTTGATGGCGAATGGGCTCTAGCGTCGGATTGTTCGCGGCGCAGCGATTGAACGCAATCTGAATTGTTTGAACCGCGAATGAACACGAATTGACGCGAATGAAGAGAAGAAACACCGGGATTCTACCGGGACCTGTAGCGGATTACATTGCGGTAGGATCCGGCGGGGGCTCTGTTGTACACTGGCGGGCGAGAGCAGCATTTATGAACAAGGCGGTATGCATTCGATGAACGTTCTTCCATTCCTGCGCTGTACCATCGTTGGGGTGATCGCCGTGGCGGCGGGGCTGGCCGGGGGCGTCGAGCCCTCAAATCCCCAGGACCTCGAATTCTTCGAGCGCGCGGTGCGGCCCGTGCTCAGCCAGTATTGCTACGGCTGCCACGGCGCCGAAAAGCAGTCCGGCGGCCTTCGCATGGACCACGGGCAATTCATTCGCACGGGCGGCGACTCCGGTCCCGGGCTCGTGGCGGGCGATCCAGCCGCCAGCCGGATCTGGAACGCGATATCCTACGAGAACGTCGACCTGCAGATGCCGCCCAAGGGCATCCTGCCCGAGGAAGCGCGGGCGTCGATACAGCAGTGGATCGAGCGCGGCGCGGTCTGGCCGGACGAACCGCTCCCGCAGGAGGGGGCAGCGGAAGTTTTTGACCTGGAGCAACGCCGCCAGGAGCATTGGGCCTGGCAGCCGGTGACGAACCCCGAGCCGCCGGCGGTGCGGGACGCCCGGTTCGCCGCCCATCCCGTGGACCGGTTTCTGCAGGCGGAACGCGAGGAACGCGGGCTCGCGACTGCACTGGAGGCGGATCGCCGGGTGTTGGCGCGGCGCGCGGCCTTCGCGCTGACGGGCCTCCCCCCCGCGCCGGAAGTTGTGGACGCCTTCGAGCGAGACACAAGTCCCGACGCGTACCTCCGCCTCCTCGATCGCCTGATTAACTCGACGGCTTTCGGCGAGCGCTGGGCGCGGCACTGGTTCGACCTGGTGCGCTACGCCGATACGCACGGCCACGAGGGCGACTACCCGATCCGGCATTCGTGGACCTACCGGGACTACGTGATCCGCGCGCTGAACGACGACGTGCCCTACGACCAGTTTGTCCGCGAGCATCTTGCGGGCGACTTGCTCGAAGAGCCCCGCCGGGACCCGGAGCAGAACATCAACGAATCCGTGCTTGCAACGGGATTCTGGTACATGCACCAGGCGACGCACGCGCCGGTGGACGTGAAGCGCGACCAGGCGGATCGCATCGACAACCAGATCGACGTGATGTCGAAGACCTTTCTCGGCATGACGGTGTCGTGCAGCCGCTGCCACGATCACAAGTTCGACGCGATCTCGGCGCGCGATTACTATTCCCTGGCCGGACACCTGTACAGCGCGCGGCAATCCATTGCGTTTCTGGATCCGGGCCAGAAGATCCAATCGGCGGCCTTCACCCACCGCGCCCTGCTGAGCCGGCAGGCGCGCGCGGTGCGCGAGGCGATCCTGAATACGCCCGATATCGACGCAATGCCCGTAGCGCCGTACCTTCAGGGCGCCGCGCGTGTCCTGTTCGACGCGCCCATCCCCTCCGATGGCGTCGAGCCGCCGCCCGCGAAGGACGGGAAGGCGCCCGAGCCCCAGGCCGGCCGCCCGCTGGAGAAAGTGGCCGAGGAAATGGCGCTGGACGCCGATCACCTGCACCGCTGGGTGGCCGCGTTACGCGAACCGGACACGGACACGCCCGCGCATCCACTCCATGCGTGGAAACGGCTGGCCCGCGCCGCACGCACGGAGACCCCGGAAGCGATTCAGGCCATCGCGGCGGAACTGGCCGCGGCGCCGGCCGACCCAACCGCCGAAACGGACGCCGGCGTGGTGTACGCCACGTTTGACGGCCCCGATTTCGAGGGCTGGTTTACGTCGGGCGACGCGTTTGGCGCGGCGCCGTCAACACCGGATGCCTGGGCCGCGCCGGAGAACGAACTCGCCCCCGTGGCGCCCGGCGCGGCGCACAGCGGGCTGGTCTCCGGAAAATTGCAGGGCATTCTGCGATCGCCGACCTTCACGATCGATTCGGACTACATGCATTTCCGGGTGGCCGGGCGCGACACGCGCATCCGGCTCGTGGTGGACGGGTATCAGCTCCGCTTTGACAATGGCCTGCTCTTCGACGACACCCTGCTGGAGGTGGGCAACACGCTCGGGGCCTTTGCGTGGCGCACGATGGGCAAGCAGGTGGGCAAATATCGCGGGCGCACCGCGTACATCGAGTTTATCGACGAAAGCGATGGCTATATTGCGGTCGATACGGTGGTCTTCAGCGACGATCCGACGCCGCCTTCGCCGGGCGCGCGCTTTCACCGGGATGGCCTTATCCCGGCCGACGTAACCGAGCCGGGCGCCCTGCTCGACGCCCTCGCGCAGAACTACGAGCGGATGGTTCACCTCGCCTGGCGCAACCATGCGGCGTCCCTTCCCGCGCTGGCGGGCGATCCGGTGTCCGCCATGCTGATCCGCCGCGGTCTCTGGTGGAACGACGAGTCGCGAAGCCTGCGGGACCAGCTGCGGGACGAGATCGCGGCTTCCGGGGAGAGAATCGCGGCGCCCTTGAAGGCGCTGGCCATGGAGGCCGGCACACCGCAGGACGCGGAATTCTTCATTCGGGGCGATCACCGCAACGTGTCGGGCGAAGTGCCGCGCGGCTACCTGGCGGCGCTTGAGCACGAAACACCGCAGCCGACGCCCACGCGCCTGGATCTCGCAAACCGCATTGCCGACCCGAAAAACCCGCTGACCGCGCGGGTCTACGTAAACCGCGTCTTCCACCACCTCTTCGGGCGCGGCATTGTGCCGTCGGTCGACAATTTCGGTGTGTTGGGGCAGCCGCCCTCCCACCCGGAACTGCTCGACTACCTCGCGACGCGTTTCATGGAGGAAGGCTGGTCCACCAAGTGGCTGATCAGGTTTCTCATGGAGACCGAGACGTACCGAATGAGCGGCGTGCCCATCGACGCCGCCGCCGAGGCGTCGGATCCGGCCAATGTATACCTGCACCGGATGCGCGTTCAGCGCCTGGAGGGAGAGGCCATTCGCGATGCGCTGCTGGCGGTCGCGGGTAATCTTGACGCCACCATGTACGGCCCCTCGATTCAGGCCTATGTGCCCCCGTTCGAGGCGAACCGGCGCAGCCCGGCTTCGGGGCCGATGGACGGAAACCGGCGCCGCACCATCTATCTGGAGGTGCGGCGAAATCACCTGCTGCCCATCGCGGCGGTGTTCGACATGCCCGTGCCCGACACGACGATTGGCGCGCGGACGGTTTCGAATCTGCCGGCGCAGGCGCTCATCCTGATGAATGACCCGTTTGTGACGTCGCAGGCGCAGGTCTGGAGCGAGCGGCTGATCCTGGAGCATCATCCCGATCCAGCGTCGATCATGGAGGCGCTGTTCCAAACCGCGCTGGCGCGATCGCCGCGAGACGATGAGCGCGGCGCGCTGGCGGCATTTGTCGAGTCGCAGGCCGCGCTGTATGGCGTTGCGGCGGAGGAGGCCTGGCGCGATACGCGGGTCCTCGCGGATCTCTGCCACACCGTTTTCATGCTCAAGGAATTCATCTATATCGGCTAGCGCGCCGGGAGTAGATTGCATGTACAAGCATCATGAATCTGGCTGTTCCTGCGGGTCCCGCGTGAGCCCCGCGCCGATGACCCGGCGCGACATGTTGCGCCGCTGCGCGAATGGATTCGGGGCGGTCGCCCTGTCGGCGTTGATGGCCGACAAGGCGTACGGCGCGGCGGAGAAGATGACCGCGCCGGGCCTGCCCCACTACGCGGCGAAAGCGAAGCGCGTGGTGTTTCTCTATATGGACGGGGGCGTGTCGCAGGTGGACAGCTTCGATCCGAAGCCGCGCCTGACCGCCGAGAACGGCCAGCCCTTCGCCATGACTATGGAGCCGACCCAGTTCGACAACAACGGCTCGACGCTGGGAAGCCCCTGGGCCTTCAAGCGGTACGGCGAGAGCGGCGCGCCGGTTTCCGAGCTCTTTCCGCACATCGGGACGTGTGTGGACGACCTCGCCATTGTCCGGTCGATGGTGTCCAACTTCTCCGAGCACAACCAGGCCAACTACTTCCTGCACACGGGACATGGCCTGGTGGGCCGCCCGTCGATGGGCGCGTGGACGCTCTACGGGCTGGGCAGCGAGAACCAGAACCTGCCCGGGTTCGTGGTGCTCAACGGCGGCCTGATCCCGTCGGGCGGCGTGGAGAATTTCGGCGCGGGCTTTCTGCCGGCGGCCTACCAGGCGTCGCTGTTCAAGGCCCAGGACCACCCGCTGGCGAACATCGCCCCCGCCGAGGCCGCGCCGGGCGCGCAGCAGGCGCGCCTGAACCTGATGAATCGGCTGGACACGGCGGCGCTGGAACACCGGGGCCGGCTGGACGCGTTCGAGGCCGCCATCGCGAATTACGAGCTTGCCTACCGCATGCAGGTGACCGTGCCGGACCTGGTCGATTTGCGCGGTGAGTCCGACGCCACGAAGCGGCTCTACGGGCTGGAGGCGGAATACGAGCACACCCGGGCCTACGGCATGCAGTGCCTGATCGCGCGGCGCCTGCTGGAGCGTGGCGTGCGCTTCATCGAGCTCACATGTCCGCCTATCGACGGCCAGGACCGCTGGGACGCGCACGGCGATCTGGTGAGCAACCACAGCCTGAACGCGAAGGCGGTGGACCAGCCGATCGCGGGCCTGATCAAGGATTTGAAGTGCCGCGGGATGCTGGAGGACACGCTGGTGGTCTGGGCGGGCGAGTTCGGGCGGACGCCGTTCGCGCAGGGGACCGTGGGCCGGGATCACAACCCCTTCGGCTTTACCATCTGGATGGCGGGCGGCGGCGTAAAGCCGGGCATCATCTACGGGGCCACGGACGAATACGGCTACAAGGCCATCGAGAACAAGGTGGAGATCCACGACCTGCACGCGACCATGCTCCACCTGCTCGGCTTCGACCACACGAAACTTTCCTATCATTACAGCGGCCGCGACATGCGCCTGACCGACGTGCACGGACACGTGGTGCACGATATTCTG
It includes:
- a CDS encoding prepilin-type N-terminal cleavage/methylation domain-containing protein yields the protein MKRQHGFTLIEMMIVVGIIAILSAVAIPNLLRSRVQSNEAAAIQNIRTVIGAQTVFQTANQRFAADFAELTAGNPAFLDGSWDPANGGYLYVLVGTDHSFTLNANAKQYGVTGNRGFYTDTSGVIRYADMADADSASTPIG
- a CDS encoding Gfo/Idh/MocA family oxidoreductase, with amino-acid sequence MERWTLGDADLTVSSQQPDTEIEAPALPYRPPVPSNPPPIGLIGCGAITPYHLDAYRDAGFVVAGFCDIDEATAKARRDAYNPKGAVYTDYQALLADPAIAVVDIATHVEIRSPIIEAALNAGKHVLSQKPFTLDLAEGERLADLADARGLKLAVNQNGRWAPHFSYMRNAIASGLIGDVQAAHLAVHWDHSWTESTVFNEMPHLILYDFAIHWFDMLHCFLRGHRPVRVYASTARTAAQTNKPPMLAQVAVEYEDAQATIVFDALTRYGALDTTYVTGTSGALHSSGADISHQTLTVYTAEGIARPRLEGEWFKQGFIGTMAELLCAIDADRAPFNSARENLESLSLCFAALASAETRAPQIPGTIRRMPR
- a CDS encoding sugar phosphate isomerase/epimerase, translated to MIQVGILNAYFPYTLEESARRIRALDFNTVQLDLVFKDMDLGVDAIDSAKCRTIRDTFRRHNLPICCISGYTNLIHPDPDRRRANLTMLKQIIRHARELGSPYVISETGTFDPDSDWVHHPKNKTREGYEVCRDVIGDLVQCAREHGAVFLVETYVNNVIGSIEETLQLFADIDDPCLGLLMDPTNYFETHNIGQMDAQLNAIFDALSDKIRIAHAKDVKLAERDQGVVLSDIDAGEGHALQGVGMIELPPPGKGVLNYDLYLQRLARKHPNIPIIIEHLDESDVPRAKEFIEGRLMANGL
- a CDS encoding PSD1 domain-containing protein, which codes for MNVLPFLRCTIVGVIAVAAGLAGGVEPSNPQDLEFFERAVRPVLSQYCYGCHGAEKQSGGLRMDHGQFIRTGGDSGPGLVAGDPAASRIWNAISYENVDLQMPPKGILPEEARASIQQWIERGAVWPDEPLPQEGAAEVFDLEQRRQEHWAWQPVTNPEPPAVRDARFAAHPVDRFLQAEREERGLATALEADRRVLARRAAFALTGLPPAPEVVDAFERDTSPDAYLRLLDRLINSTAFGERWARHWFDLVRYADTHGHEGDYPIRHSWTYRDYVIRALNDDVPYDQFVREHLAGDLLEEPRRDPEQNINESVLATGFWYMHQATHAPVDVKRDQADRIDNQIDVMSKTFLGMTVSCSRCHDHKFDAISARDYYSLAGHLYSARQSIAFLDPGQKIQSAAFTHRALLSRQARAVREAILNTPDIDAMPVAPYLQGAARVLFDAPIPSDGVEPPPAKDGKAPEPQAGRPLEKVAEEMALDADHLHRWVAALREPDTDTPAHPLHAWKRLARAARTETPEAIQAIAAELAAAPADPTAETDAGVVYATFDGPDFEGWFTSGDAFGAAPSTPDAWAAPENELAPVAPGAAHSGLVSGKLQGILRSPTFTIDSDYMHFRVAGRDTRIRLVVDGYQLRFDNGLLFDDTLLEVGNTLGAFAWRTMGKQVGKYRGRTAYIEFIDESDGYIAVDTVVFSDDPTPPSPGARFHRDGLIPADVTEPGALLDALAQNYERMVHLAWRNHAASLPALAGDPVSAMLIRRGLWWNDESRSLRDQLRDEIAASGERIAAPLKALAMEAGTPQDAEFFIRGDHRNVSGEVPRGYLAALEHETPQPTPTRLDLANRIADPKNPLTARVYVNRVFHHLFGRGIVPSVDNFGVLGQPPSHPELLDYLATRFMEEGWSTKWLIRFLMETETYRMSGVPIDAAAEASDPANVYLHRMRVQRLEGEAIRDALLAVAGNLDATMYGPSIQAYVPPFEANRRSPASGPMDGNRRRTIYLEVRRNHLLPIAAVFDMPVPDTTIGARTVSNLPAQALILMNDPFVTSQAQVWSERLILEHHPDPASIMEALFQTALARSPRDDERGALAAFVESQAALYGVAAEEAWRDTRVLADLCHTVFMLKEFIYIG
- a CDS encoding DUF1501 domain-containing protein: MLRRCANGFGAVALSALMADKAYGAAEKMTAPGLPHYAAKAKRVVFLYMDGGVSQVDSFDPKPRLTAENGQPFAMTMEPTQFDNNGSTLGSPWAFKRYGESGAPVSELFPHIGTCVDDLAIVRSMVSNFSEHNQANYFLHTGHGLVGRPSMGAWTLYGLGSENQNLPGFVVLNGGLIPSGGVENFGAGFLPAAYQASLFKAQDHPLANIAPAEAAPGAQQARLNLMNRLDTAALEHRGRLDAFEAAIANYELAYRMQVTVPDLVDLRGESDATKRLYGLEAEYEHTRAYGMQCLIARRLLERGVRFIELTCPPIDGQDRWDAHGDLVSNHSLNAKAVDQPIAGLIKDLKCRGMLEDTLVVWAGEFGRTPFAQGTVGRDHNPFGFTIWMAGGGVKPGIIYGATDEYGYKAIENKVEIHDLHATMLHLLGFDHTKLSYHYSGRDMRLTDVHGHVVHDILS